In Ptiloglossa arizonensis isolate GNS036 chromosome 6, iyPtiAriz1_principal, whole genome shotgun sequence, a single window of DNA contains:
- the LOC143148545 gene encoding uncharacterized protein LOC143148545, with the protein MQRTSSVNPQESVCNDPILFARNNRAVHIDTLRASTPSNEIPKAFVSCRHKAAIACKRFDITREQPVTTNKVELESFSLAYRLCSSLLPSGGRTGGGLAPSRDNASRETSS; encoded by the coding sequence ATGCAGAGGACCTCTTCCGTAAATCCCCAAGAATCAGTCTGCAACGATCCAATATTATTCGCCAGAAACAATCGTGCCGTGCACATTGATACGCTCCGCGCTTCCACTCCGTCAAACGAAATTCCCAAGGCGTTCGTGTCGTGTCGGCATAAAGCAGCGATCGCGTGTAAACGCTTCGATATCACGAGAGAACAACCTGTTACGACTAACAAAGTAGAATTGGAAAGTTTCTCGCTCGCGTACAGGCTGTGTTCGTCTTTGTTACCCTCCGGAGGAAGGACAGGAGGAGGACTCGCTCCCTCGCGCGATAATGCTTCCCGGGAGACAAGCTCGTAA
- the LOC143148083 gene encoding uncharacterized protein LOC143148083 isoform X1, giving the protein MDDKMISKKKHLKYTESQIKELLENKIKLMDYLKNNRDQHSDEDEMKIKDLVSKITSMKENLQSEKQTLEYKDHDLTKHLKYITKLETEKCKFLEENQSLQLQKNKFRACKQNLKDQELLEKGRKKYMLYRELTRIRWDYEDLKENVKGIVVSNKRDFIHHFSYKNEITKDLTDLLWQEIYKSTLHKVNEDECNKENIE; this is encoded by the exons ATGGATGATAAAATGATCTCCAAGAAGAAACATTTGAAATATACCGAGTCACAGATAAAGgaattattggaaaataaaattaagttaATGGATTATCTTAAAAATAATCGGGATCAACATTCTGATG aagatgaaatgaaaattaaagatcTAGTATCAAAAATAACCTCTATGAAGGAGAATCTTCAATCTGAGAAACAAACATTAGAGTATAAAGATCATGATTTGACCAAACATTTAAAAtacata ACAAAATTAGAAACAGAAAAATGCAAATTTTTAGAAGAAAATCAATCACtacaattacaaaaaaataaatttagggcatgcaaacaaaatttgaaagatCAAGAATTGTTGGAAAAAGGAAG gaAGAAATATATGTTGTATAGAGAATTAACTCGCATTCGATGGGATTATGAAGATCTTAAAGAAAATGTGAAAGGAA TAGTCGTGTCAAATAAAAGAGATTTCATTCACCATTTTtcttataaaaatgaaatcactAAAGACCTGACTGATCTTTTGTGGCAAGAAATATACAAATCAACACTTCATAAAGTAAATGAAGATGaatgtaacaaagaaaatatagaataa
- the LOC143148083 gene encoding uncharacterized protein LOC143148083 isoform X2 has translation MDDKMISKKKHLKYTESQIKELLENKIKLMDYLKNNRDQHSDEDEMKIKDLVSKITSMKENLQSEKQTLEYKDHDLTKHLKYITKLETEKCKFLEENQSLQLQKNKFRACKQNLKDQELLEKGRKKYMLYRELTRIRWDYEDLKENVKGIVSNKRDFIHHFSYKNEITKDLTDLLWQEIYKSTLHKVNEDECNKENIE, from the exons ATGGATGATAAAATGATCTCCAAGAAGAAACATTTGAAATATACCGAGTCACAGATAAAGgaattattggaaaataaaattaagttaATGGATTATCTTAAAAATAATCGGGATCAACATTCTGATG aagatgaaatgaaaattaaagatcTAGTATCAAAAATAACCTCTATGAAGGAGAATCTTCAATCTGAGAAACAAACATTAGAGTATAAAGATCATGATTTGACCAAACATTTAAAAtacata ACAAAATTAGAAACAGAAAAATGCAAATTTTTAGAAGAAAATCAATCACtacaattacaaaaaaataaatttagggcatgcaaacaaaatttgaaagatCAAGAATTGTTGGAAAAAGGAAG gaAGAAATATATGTTGTATAGAGAATTAACTCGCATTCGATGGGATTATGAAGATCTTAAAGAAAATGTGAAAGGAA TCGTGTCAAATAAAAGAGATTTCATTCACCATTTTtcttataaaaatgaaatcactAAAGACCTGACTGATCTTTTGTGGCAAGAAATATACAAATCAACACTTCATAAAGTAAATGAAGATGaatgtaacaaagaaaatatagaataa
- the LOC143148265 gene encoding uncharacterized protein LOC143148265, whose product MLGRTRLSYVVQVLPPCVVMTPTMRIHLSTLLLALSCATVCTASGDGGPNFNLDNTALEKSLAAIFSKVAHSSATTKRSVPAYDAQVSASTTLSTVPSSLTTTTTTVTPSPSIPPRSYPVPRATISPAFRELPSYAPPSRALFTPPLPPQYLHPFANRPTLRGTNSDAHSGLKRPVPPPSGTPAHERIPIRPPDLQGPSQIPERHSHSRNKPLNTPSKEQNNAVETGSELDRRNNTNEFVPTLHYPSISRILSGSNGRKQNIPEILLKPLPTKTPPQNNAPVAPTTEKMTTLSTTTVRVSSPLDFSKSVTQPTIFNLPNTRRHDDDGYHGLRNENGYKTENIEIVDTERLPYPQPQPPAPPPKKRPSEDGDRNVPQVTTHSLESTWRIAWSLHVYVAAIMFTLMALYSIYKIVRFNEATNLLTQSYFLAVHLLLTTVCTLRCFHLFYDAYNLGRSLPEPLSRVLMYLPAPLLSTAFATLVLYLARCSEAPALNNRFLSPAALVMSSTVHAVLCISLHVSTHVLGYQDEAKILPLICQCIYIIVCVTLGLGYMYVYRVVRSQIHVASNKAAGANHIVGADPTTAALSTAITTSIATALFFILMGFVQLYGIFGNVQERPQSYPWLWWGWQFSVRLLELAVCGLLAWVASLSQYPLREKQLQQHPVHSGFALFPCGSSTSTENMDDVLYPAICSTNQAIQNYTMRTGKQVYDDSFPLNTLPEHLNISGTFERHSIRKSGTMGHFPHEGRGSLNRHGNGIQTLRNSESRGRHTPVQGLHEQTPTTGSTMLVAEDGFVRFRSLGAEDDELSDTPSAVGTHGRGSSLAGSVRFNARHPTLQHQHQHQHQHPHPHQHQHQFQHQHSLQHPHPNQHQAHHQLYNNT is encoded by the exons ATGCTCGGCCGTACTCGGCTGTCCTACGTGGTCCAGGTTCTACCGCCGTGCGTCGTCATGACCCCGACGATGCGTATCCACCTATCGACGCTACTGCTGGCACTGTCCTGCGCGACCGTTTGCACCGCGAGCGGCGACGGCGGACCGAACTTCAACCTGGACAACACCGCCCTCGAGAAGAGCCTGGCGGCGATATTCAGCAAAGTGGCGCACAGTTCCGCGACGACAAAACGAAGCGTGCCGGCCTATGATGCCCAGGTGTCCGCCAGTACCACCCTGTCGACGGTCCCTTCGTCCCTGACCACCACGACCACCACCGTGACACCGAGCCCTTCGATACCTCCTCGAAGTTATCCCGTCCCCCGTGCCACCATTTCGCCCGCGTTCCGCGAATTGCCCTCCTACGCTCCCCCATCCCGCGCCCTGTTCACGCCACCGTTACCGCCCCAGTACCTGCACCCGTTCGCGAACAGGCCCACCCTGAGGGGCACCAACTCGGACGCGCACTCCGGCCTGAAGAGACCGGTGCCGCCGCCTAGCGGCACCCCGGCGCACGAACGGATACCCATCAGGCCTCCCGATCTTCAGGGGCCCTCCCAGATCCCGGAGAGACACTCCCATTCTAGGAACAAACCGCTCAACACCCCCAGCAAGGAGCAGAACAACGCGGTGGAGACTGGTAGCGAACTGGACAGGCGAAACAACACCAACGAGTTCGTGCCCACGTTGCACTATCCAAGCATCTCCAGGATACTCTCGGGTAGCAACGGTCGCAAGCAAAACATCCCCGAGATACTGCTCAAGCCCCTGCCGACGAAAACCCCGCCGCAGAACAACGCGCCCGTGGCACCCACCACCGAGAAAATGACCACACTGTCCACCACCACCGTCCGGGTGTCCAGCCCCCTGGATTTCTCCAAGTCCGTCACCCAACCGACGATCTTCAACCTGCCCAACACCAGGCGGCACGATGACGACGGTTACCACGGGTTGCGCAACGAGAACGGCTACAAGACTGAGAACATCGAGATCGTCGACACGGAGAGGCTGCCGTATCCGCAGCCCCAACCGCCCGCCCCACCCCCGAAGAAGAGGCCCAGCGAAGATGGGGACCGTAACGTGCCACAGGTCACCACCCATTCGTTGGAGTCCACGTGGCGGATCGCCTGGTCCCTCCATGTGTACGTGGCGGCGATCATGTTCACACTGATGGCACTATACTCGATCTACAAGATCGTTCGTTTCAACGAGGCAACGAATCTATTGACGCAGTCGTACTTCCTTGCGGTTCATCTGCTGTTGACGACCGTCTGTACGCTCAGGTGCTTTCATCTCTTCTACGACGCTTACAATTTAGGACGCTCGCTGCCGGAGCCACTATCACGGGTCCTGATGTACCTGCCCGCCCCGTTACTGTCCACCGCGTTCGCCACGCTGGTGTTGTACCTTGCCCGCTGCTCGGAGGCGCCAGCTCTGAACAACAG GTTCCTATCGCCGGCGGCGCTGGTGATGTCCTCGACGGTGCACGCGGTCCTCTGCATCTCGTTGCACGTGTCCACGCACGTGCTCGGCTACCAGGACGAGGCGAAGATACTGCCGTTAATCTGCCAGTGCATCTACATCATCGTCTGCGTTACCCTGGGCCTGGGCTACATGTACGTGTACCGAGTGGTGCGCTCCCAGATCCACGTGGCCAGCAACAAAGCAGCGGGGGCCAATCACATAGTGGGGGCGGACCCGACTACGGCGGCGCTGAGCACCGCGATCACCACCAGTATCGCCACCGCGCTGTTCTTCATCCTGATGGGTTTCGTTCAACTGTACGGTATCTTCGGGAACGTCCAGGAACGACCACAGTCTTATCCGTGGCTCTGGTGGGGCTGGCAGTTCTCCGTCAGGCTGCTGGAACTCGCGGTGTGCGGTCTCCTCGCCTGGGTAGCCAGCCTGTCCCAGTATCCGTTGCGGGAGAAACAGCTGCAACAACACCCGGTGCATTCCGGCTTCGCTCTGTTTCCCTGCGGTAGCTCCACCTCCACGGAAAATATGGACGATGTGCTTTACCCCGCTATCTGCAGCACCAACCAGGCGATTCAGAATTACACGATGAGAACGGGGAAACAGGTTTACGACGATAGCTTCCCGCTGAACACGCTACCCGAGCATTTGAACATATCAG GCACCTTCGAGAGACATTCCATTCGCAAGTCGGGCACCATGGGCCATTTCCCACACGAAGGTCGCGGCTCGTTAAACCGGCACGGTAATGGGATACAAACTCTGAGGAACTCCGAAAGTCGCGGTAGACACACGCCGGTGCAAGGTTTACACGAGCAAACGCCGACCACAGGTTCGACGATGCTGGTAGCCGAAGACGGTTTCGTCAGGTTCCGTAGCCTGGGCGCGGAGGACGACGAGCTCTCCGACACGCCGAGCGCGGTTGGCACCCATGGCAGGGGAAGCTCACTGGCCGGTAGCGTCAGATTTAACGCGAGACACCCGACGCTACAGCACCAACACCAGCATCAACACCAGCATCCCCATCCCCATCAGCATCAGCATCAGTTTCAGCATCAACACTCGCTTCAACATCCCCATCCCAATCAACATCAGGCTCACCATCAGCTGTACAACAATACGTAA
- the Np15.6 gene encoding NADH dehydrogenase [ubiquinone] 1 beta subcomplex subunit NP15.6 has product MSTLLRLIRSEGIKNRLTFLVSKDVKVYNTVFRSTSVTKQDKDVPDIPFKQKRTWVSYGFSETNEREDRHYMHATYFSYVTVALIFGAFVLAYLPDPTLRDWAQREAHLQVRYREEHGLPLLDPNLIDPSKFTLPTDEELGNTEIII; this is encoded by the coding sequence ATGTCAACGCTGCTCCGACTCATTCGTTCGGAAGGAATCAAGAACAGGTTGACTTTTTTAGTGTCAAAAGATGTTAAAGTGTACAATACAGTGTTTCGTAGTACATCAGTGACAAAACAAGACAAAGACGTCCCGGATATACCGTTTAAACAAAAACGAACGTGGGTCAGTTATGGATTTTCGGAAACGAATGAGAGAGAAGATCGACATTATATGCACGCAACATATTTCTCTTACGTTACTGTTGCTTTAATATTTGGAGCATTTGTGCTAGCTTATTTACCAGATCCAACATTGAGAGATTGGGCTCAGCGAGAAGCGCATTTGCAAGTTCGATACAGAGAAGAACATGGTTTGCCCCTACTTGATCCAAATTTGATagacccatcaaaatttactcTCCCAACTGATGAGGAATTAGGTAATACTGAGATAATTATATAA
- the Asf1 gene encoding histone chaperone asf1, producing the protein MAKVQLANVAVLDNPSPFLNPFQFEITFECIEELKEDLEWKMIYVGSAESEEFDQVLDTIYVGPIPEGRHMFIFQADPPDVSRIPINDALGVTVVLLTCSYRGHEFVRVGYFINNEYIDAELRENPPPQPQFDKVQRNILGDKPRVTRFKINWDDGASSTTNNVPEGMDAQSLEETSQDAPTSTLGFTESTHNSMEVI; encoded by the exons ATGGCCAAAGTTCAGCTGGCAAACGTAGCTGTACTGGACAATCCTTCGCCGTTTCTAAATCCGTTTCAATTTGAAATCACTTTTGAATGTATTGAAGAATTGAAAgaag ATTTAGAATGGAAGATGATCTATGTCGGCAGTGCCGAGTCCGAAGAATTCGACCAGGTTTTAGACACAATTTATGTTGGTCCAATTCCTGAAGGAAGACATATGTTTATATTTCAG GCTGATCCTCCGGATGTTAGTAGGATACCAATCAATGATGCCTTAGGAGTTACAGTTGTATTGTTAACTTGTTCGTACAGAGGACATGAATTTGTGCGTGTTggctattttataaataatgaatacaTAGATGCTGAACTTAGAGAAAATCCACCACCTCAACCACAGTTTGATAAAGTGCAACGAAATATCTTAGGTGATAAACCACGTGTCACTAGATTCAAAATAAATTGGGATGATGGAGCGAGTTCAACGACAAACAATGTACCAGAAGGCATGGATGCACAGTCCTTAGAAGAAACTTCACAGGATGCACCAACATCTACATTGGGTTTCAcagaaagtacacacaatagCATGGAAGTGATATGA
- the LOC143148081 gene encoding uncharacterized protein LOC143148081, with protein sequence MATIEEGQFCHDDTHCSSEQYCYNVSGRCVDYTQCSRYNRQENKKRSRHPSQCGLCLPNYTTEELGTGEMALLCKKAELYQNVSAGRLNNGIIIYSTIGVVLLLAAIALFAILLKRRRSKGRDNNIEECGDLCLVEPSAPPIESRPFIDCGERLPFNNNKNVKDKNKLVCAAAYKAPSWVRSNPDYESNSNDDATIALDQLHSSMELPPADNNANTWVPQQLPLTIVNGNITEFGVEQVSTNAVQRNNPSSSTATEENGNNNSNDSTSESNNAQDGRERGRGSNILIAQTISMNVNVLNSDY encoded by the exons ATG GCTACGATAGAGGAAGGACAATTTTGTCATGACGATACTCACTGTTCCTCGGAACAGTATTGTTATAATGTATCTGGACGATGCGTCGACTATACTCAATGCAGTAGATATAATcgacaagaaaacaaaaaacgatCTCGACATCCTTCGCAATGCGGACTATGTCTTCCCAA ttaTACTACAGAAGAACTTGGTACAGGGGAAATGGCACTATTGTGCAAAAAAGCAGAATTATATCAAAATGTTTCTG ctGGGAGATTAAATAATGGTATAATCATTTACTCAACAATTGGAGTGGTACTTCTCCTTGCAGCAATTGCACTTTTTGCTATACTTTTAAAAAGAA GAAGGTCGAAGGGACGGGACAATAATATAGAAGAATGTGGAGATCTTTGTTTGGTAGAACCAAGCGCTCCACCAATTGAAAGTA GACCATTTATTGATTGTGGAGAAAGGTtaccgtttaataataataaaaatgtaaaagataAAAACAAACTAGTATGTGCTGCTGCTTATAAAGCTCCCAGTTGGGTTCGTTCTAATCCAGATTATGAAAGCAATTCAAATGATGATGCTACTATTGCATTGGACCAATTGCATTCCAGCATGGAATTACCACCAGCTGATAATAATGCCAATACCTGGGTTCCACA ACAATTGCCACTTACAATAGTAAATGGTAACATAACAGAATTTGGAGTGGAACAAGTGAGTACTAATGCCGTTCAAAGGAACAACCCTTCTTCGTCTACTGCAACTGAAGAAAATGGCaacaataatagtaatgatTCGACATCTGAATCAAATAACGCTCAAGATGGTAGAGAACGTGGTCGGGgctcaaatattttaatcgctCAAACAATATCTATGAACGTAAATGTTCTCAATAGCGATTATTGA